A stretch of Vigna angularis cultivar LongXiaoDou No.4 chromosome 4, ASM1680809v1, whole genome shotgun sequence DNA encodes these proteins:
- the LOC108331989 gene encoding superoxide dismutase [Mn], mitochondrial gives MAARALLTRKTLASVLRNDARPLGVGAAVATHSRGLHVYTLPDLDYDYGALEPAISGEIMQLHHQKHHQTYITNYNKALEQLQDAVAKADSSAVVKLQAAIKFNGGGHINHSIFWKNLAPVREGGGEPPKGPLGWAIDTHFGSFEALIQKVNAEGAALQGSGWVWLGLDKELKRLVVETTANQDPLVTKGPNLVPLLGIDVWEHAYYLQYKNVRPDYLKNIWKVINWKYANDVYEKESS, from the exons ATGGCTGCGCGAGCCCTATTGACCAGAAAAACCCTAGCATCGGTGCTCCGCAATGACGCGAGGCCTCTCGGAGTAGGCGCAGCGGTGGCTACTCATTCCCGCGGTTTGCATGTTTACACGCTACCTGATCTGGACTACGACTATGGCGCACTGGAGCCAGCCATCAGCGGTGAAATCATGCAGCTCCACCACCAGAAGCACCATCAGACTTACATCACCAACTACAACAAGGCTCTTGAGCAGCTCCAAGATGCCGTTGCCAAGGCCGATTCCTCTGCCGTCGTTAAGCTCCAGGCCGCCATCAAGTTCAACGGCGGAG GTCATATCAACCATTCTATTTTCTGGAAAAATCTAGCTCCTGTTCGT GAAGGAGGTGGTGAACCACCGAAGGGTCCACTGGGATGGGCTATTGACACGCATTTTGGCTCTTTTGAAGCATTGATACAAAAAGTTAATGCAGAAGGTGCAGCACTGCAGGGGTCTGGTTGGGTG TGGCTTGGTCTGGACAAAGAGTTGAAGAGGCTTGTAGTTGAAACCACTGCCAACCAG GACCCACTGGTTACCAAGGGACCAAATTTGGTTCCGTTGCTTGGCATTGATGTTTGGGAGCATGCGTACTACTTACAG TACAAGAATGTTAGACCAGATTATCTGAAGAACATTTGGAAAGTTATTAATTGGAAATATGCTAATGATGTGTATGAGAAAGAGAGCTCTTAG
- the LOC108331769 gene encoding UDP-xylose transporter 3, producing the protein MGEGERFQLGTVGALTLSVVSSVSIVICNKALMSSLHFIFATTLTSWHLLVTFCSLHVALKMRFFEHKPFEQKAVMGFGILNGISIGLLNLSLGFNSVGFYQMTKLAIIPCTVLLETLFLGKRFSRRIQFALTILLLGVGIATVTDLQLNALGSFLSFLAVITTCVAQIMTNTIQKKFKVSSTQLLYQSCPYQAATLLICGPYLDKLLTNQNVFGFKYTTQVTVFIILSCLISISVNFSTFLVIGKTSPVTYQVLGHLKTCLVLAFGYILLQDPFSWRNILGIMIAMVGMVLYSYYCTLENQQKTVESSSQASQTREGESDPLINVENGSAVVSDTIGQRQLSPVWSKSKD; encoded by the exons ATGGGTGAGGGAGAGCGTTTCCAGCTGGGGACTGTGGGCGCGTTGACTCTTTCAGTGGTCTCATCTGTGTCCATTGTGATTTGCAATAAGGCGCTGATGAGTtcattgcattttatttttg CTACAACTTTGACCAGCTGGCATCTGCTTGTAACATTTTGTTCCCTTCATGTGGCTCTCAAAATGAGATTCTTTGAGCATAAACCTTTTGAGCAGAAAGCTGTAATGGGATTTGGGATTTTAAATGGGATCTCAATTGGACTTTTAAATTTGAGCCTGGGGTTTAATTCTGTTGGCTTCTATCAG ATGACTAAGCTGGCCATCATTCCTTGTACTGTACTGTTGGAGACCCTTTTTCTTGGGAAGAGATTCAG TAGGAGAATTCAATTTGCCCTTACTATCCTCCTTCTGGGTGTCGGGATTGCTACTGTCACAGATTTGCAGCTCAATGCTCTTGGCTCCTTCTTATCTTTTCTTGCAGTGATTACAACTTGTGTTGCTCAGATT ATGACAAATACTATCCAAAAGAAGTTCAAGGTTTCTTCCACCCAGCTTCTCTATCAATCATGTCCATATCAAGCAGCAACCCTGTTAATATGCGGTCCATACCTGGATAAACTTTTAACCAACCAAAATGTATTTGGTTTCAAGTATACAACACAAGTGACG GTTTTCATTATCCTTTCCTGCCTTATCTCCATCTCAGTCAATTTTAGTACATTCCTTGTTATTGGAAAGACATCTCCTGTGACCTATCAGGTTCTTGGACACCTGAAGACATGCCTTGTTTTGGCATTTGGTTATATACTACTCCAAGACCCATTTAGCTGGAGAAACATTCTGGGAATTATGATAGCCATGGTGGGGATGGTTTTATATTCTTACTATTGCACACTTGAGAACCAGCAAAAAACCGTTGAATCTTCATCACAAGCATCCCAG ACAAGGGAAGGTGAATCGGATCCTCTGATCAATGTGGAAAATGGAAGTGCGGTTGTGAGTGATACAATTGGACAGAGACAGTTGTCTCCTGTATGGAGCAAGAGCAAAGACTAG